The following proteins come from a genomic window of Halomarina ordinaria:
- a CDS encoding CoxG family protein, translating to MEFSGTFELEETTVDEVWLALSDPVLIADALPGCEFLLHVDDEDPDFDELAERAADRDAELTGDPEVIARRAFREGEHYAALIQISVGPVNPTFETVVTIDEREQPRMHASGEGSSGDSSFEMASGMTLGESDDGVEVDWETEADVFGRVAGMGQRVINPVANRIVKRFFSSVQSRLHELTLADVEEAQAQADEDDEAGLVDRLLGRSQSTDSK from the coding sequence ATGGAATTCAGCGGGACGTTCGAACTGGAGGAGACGACCGTCGACGAGGTGTGGCTCGCGCTCTCGGACCCGGTTCTGATAGCCGACGCGTTGCCGGGGTGCGAGTTCCTGCTCCACGTCGACGACGAGGACCCGGACTTCGACGAACTCGCCGAGCGGGCGGCCGACCGGGACGCCGAACTGACGGGCGACCCGGAGGTCATCGCCCGGCGGGCGTTCCGCGAGGGGGAGCACTACGCCGCCCTCATCCAGATAAGCGTCGGGCCGGTGAACCCGACGTTCGAGACGGTGGTGACCATCGACGAGCGCGAGCAACCGCGGATGCACGCTTCGGGCGAGGGGAGTTCCGGCGACAGTTCCTTCGAGATGGCCTCCGGGATGACCCTCGGCGAGAGCGACGACGGCGTCGAAGTCGACTGGGAGACGGAGGCGGACGTGTTCGGCCGCGTGGCCGGCATGGGCCAGCGCGTCATCAACCCGGTGGCGAACCGCATCGTCAAACGGTTCTTCTCCTCGGTGCAGTCGCGCCTCCACGAACTCACGCTCGCCGACGTGGAGGAGGCGCAGGCACAGGCGGACGAGGACGACGAGGCGGGCCTCGTCGACAGACTCCTCGGGCGGTCGCAATCGACTGATTCGAAATGA
- a CDS encoding (2Fe-2S)-binding protein encodes MTEHDITLTVNGTAHDLTVEARTLLVHALRDELGYTGTNVGCESSLCGACTVRLDGDAMKSCTALAVQADGAEIETVEGLATAGEFHPIQTGFQEEHGLQCGYCTPGMMMTATDLLGENPDPTREEIREGLEGNLCRCTGYQNIVNAVENAAESMGSGAVADGGELRRRYPSADGDATDEGGAGE; translated from the coding sequence ATGACGGAACACGACATCACGCTGACGGTCAACGGTACAGCACACGACCTCACGGTCGAGGCGCGAACGCTCCTCGTCCACGCGCTCCGCGACGAACTCGGCTACACCGGGACGAACGTCGGCTGCGAGAGCAGCCTCTGTGGCGCCTGCACCGTCCGGCTCGACGGCGACGCGATGAAGTCCTGTACGGCGCTGGCCGTCCAGGCCGACGGCGCGGAGATAGAGACGGTCGAGGGGCTCGCGACGGCCGGCGAGTTCCACCCCATTCAGACGGGGTTCCAGGAGGAACACGGCCTGCAGTGCGGCTACTGCACCCCCGGGATGATGATGACCGCGACCGACCTGCTCGGCGAGAACCCGGACCCCACCCGCGAGGAGATACGCGAGGGTCTCGAGGGGAACCTCTGTCGGTGTACGGGCTACCAGAACATCGTCAACGCCGTCGAGAACGCCGCCGAGTCGATGGGGAGCGGCGCCGTCGCCGACGGCGGCGAACTCCGTCGCCGCTACCCGTCCGCCGACGGCGACGCGACGGACGAGGGGGGTGCGGGCGAATGA